AAACCGGCATGTCCCTGCCGAATAGCGCGCTTACTTGAGCCGCGTCCATGTCTGGCTCGAACACAGCAAGCCCCCCGCGACACAGCCCTTAAGCTTGAGCTTGTTGCCACTGACCTGCATCTTGCCGGTGTAAATCTTGTCGTTGGACGGGCGCCACACCTTGCCCGCGTAATAGCCACCGCCCTCGGGCTTCATGCTCCGGACCAACTGCTTGCCCTTGTTGGGCGAGTTGTATTCGCCACTGTTATTGAATGTCTTCGCGATAATGCCACAGACGTTGGACCCGCATTTGCTCATCTTGATATGCGCGTAAGAGCCGTCATCGACCTCGGTCTTCCACATGCCGACCGCCGGGTCCGCCATCGCCGCGCCCGCGCTCATCATTCCAACGGCTGCCAGTATCATGATCTTTTTCATCGTGAACTCTCCTCCCTGAGAATAGCTTCCACTCTGCCCCCTCTCTCGGCTTCCGATCAAGCCTGTCTTAGGGTCAAGTTGCATTTCCCGCGCCCCCGTGCCAAATGGCACCAGCCGTGTTTTGAAGGGAAAACAAGCATGATCCTCTACCCCGCGATTGACCTCAAAGACGGCCGCGCCGTGCGCCTTGTGCATGGCGAAATGGAGCGCGAGACTGTGTTCAACGAAAACCCCGCCGCACA
This genomic window from Rhodobacteraceae bacterium D3-12 contains:
- a CDS encoding DUF2147 domain-containing protein — its product is MKKIMILAAVGMMSAGAAMADPAVGMWKTEVDDGSYAHIKMSKCGSNVCGIIAKTFNNSGEYNSPNKGKQLVRSMKPEGGGYYAGKVWRPSNDKIYTGKMQVSGNKLKLKGCVAGGLLCSSQTWTRLK